A genomic window from Variovorax paradoxus includes:
- a CDS encoding FAD-dependent monooxygenase — translation MKTTSESTIGIVGAGIGGLVAAIALRRAGHDVIVFEQAKQFARVGADINLTPNAVRALDGLGVGEAARVTAARPSHRISRTYDTGEETSRLEMADSAEQRYGAPQLTIHRADLLAALADMFPAEQVALGKRAETIAADEAGATIAFTDGTSARVGALIGADGIHSCVRTAMFGAESPRFTGIVAYRAVVPAERVAGVPNLGAFTKWWGPNPQSQIVTFPLNRGKDIFIFATTPQDTWHLESWTAPGSVDELREQYVAYHPEARALLDACDTVLKTALYERDPMPAWAQGRMALLGDAAHPMLPFMAQGAGMAIEDAVVLSRHLEGVAMADIPAALQGFEKARIERASQVQLGSRGNNWLREGGNADWVYGYDAWTAPLATPAMAAA, via the coding sequence ATGAAGACCACAAGCGAATCCACCATCGGCATCGTCGGCGCCGGCATCGGCGGCCTCGTGGCTGCTATTGCGCTGCGGCGCGCGGGCCACGACGTGATCGTGTTCGAGCAGGCCAAGCAGTTCGCCCGCGTCGGCGCGGACATCAACCTCACGCCCAATGCCGTGCGCGCGCTCGACGGCCTCGGCGTGGGCGAGGCGGCCCGCGTGACGGCGGCGCGTCCGTCGCACCGCATCAGCCGCACCTACGACACCGGCGAAGAAACTTCGCGCCTGGAGATGGCCGACTCAGCTGAGCAGCGCTATGGCGCACCGCAGCTCACCATCCACCGCGCCGACCTGCTGGCCGCGCTGGCCGACATGTTCCCGGCGGAGCAGGTCGCGCTCGGCAAGCGCGCCGAGACCATCGCCGCCGATGAAGCCGGCGCGACCATCGCCTTCACCGACGGCACCAGCGCCCGCGTCGGCGCGCTGATCGGCGCCGACGGCATCCACTCTTGCGTGCGCACCGCGATGTTCGGCGCGGAGAGCCCGCGCTTCACCGGCATCGTCGCGTACCGCGCCGTGGTGCCCGCAGAGCGCGTGGCCGGCGTGCCCAACCTGGGAGCCTTCACCAAGTGGTGGGGCCCCAATCCGCAGAGCCAGATCGTCACGTTCCCGCTCAACCGCGGCAAGGACATCTTCATCTTCGCCACCACGCCGCAGGACACCTGGCACCTCGAGTCGTGGACCGCGCCGGGCAGCGTCGACGAGCTGCGCGAGCAATACGTGGCCTACCACCCCGAGGCGCGCGCCTTGCTCGATGCCTGCGACACGGTGCTGAAGACCGCGCTGTACGAGCGCGACCCGATGCCCGCCTGGGCGCAGGGCCGCATGGCGCTGCTGGGCGATGCCGCACACCCGATGCTGCCCTTCATGGCGCAGGGCGCCGGCATGGCCATCGAAGACGCGGTGGTGCTGTCGCGTCACCTCGAAGGCGTGGCCATGGCCGACATTCCCGCCGCACTGCAGGGCTTCGAGAAGGCTCGCATCGAACGCGCCAGCCAGGTGCAGCTCGGCTCGCGCGGCAACAACTGGCTGCGCGAAGGCGGCAACGCCGACTGGGTCTACGGCTACGACGCCTGGACCGCGCCGCTCGCAACCCCGGCCATGGCCGCCGCCTGA
- a CDS encoding recombinase-like helix-turn-helix domain-containing protein produces the protein MQPQDRYLQPHQARQRPATTYEDLLGDVIERAFGDGIHDLPGLVQRLNDSGLATPGGQPWTEALYRKEMASLAA, from the coding sequence ATGCAACCCCAAGACCGCTACCTGCAACCGCACCAGGCGCGCCAGCGCCCCGCGACCACTTACGAAGACCTGCTGGGCGACGTGATCGAGCGCGCCTTCGGCGATGGCATCCACGACCTGCCAGGGCTGGTGCAGCGGCTCAACGACAGCGGCCTCGCCACGCCGGGCGGCCAGCCCTGGACCGAGGCGCTGTACCGCAAGGAAATGGCCTCGCTGGCCGCCTGA
- a CDS encoding aromatic ring-hydroxylating oxygenase subunit alpha, with product MTIAIQPVPADPVDHLLEIGLKDLWYPICPSHFIKENPISLRRLGRKIALWRDGEGVLHALEDRCPHRGAPLSQGVVLGDRLSCPYHGVEVRHDGVVTRVPGSPGCKLEGSQATRHFHVQERAGAVFLYNSKEPVDIPPPLVLPEQLTDDAEYSSFLCYTEWKGDYRYVLDNVMDPMHGTYLHKQSHSMAEGDSSAKFGIRPTDIGFVFEKEGQRNVNFDWTEWADTGIHWMRLEIPYPKTGGPGGNFIIIGAFSPIVKGMTATFFWRVRKLQPGWQRDTWRFLYKNRLEARHWHVLEQDRVMLEEMEPDANQHENLYQHDLGIVRLRRHMRGLAQAQLAEAATA from the coding sequence ATGACCATCGCCATTCAACCTGTTCCCGCAGACCCGGTCGACCATTTGCTCGAGATCGGCCTGAAGGACCTCTGGTATCCGATCTGCCCCTCGCACTTCATCAAGGAGAACCCGATCTCCCTGCGCCGCCTCGGCCGCAAGATCGCGCTGTGGCGCGACGGCGAAGGCGTGCTGCATGCGCTGGAAGACCGCTGCCCGCACCGTGGCGCGCCGCTGTCGCAGGGCGTGGTGCTGGGTGACCGCCTCTCGTGCCCGTACCACGGCGTCGAAGTGCGGCATGACGGCGTGGTCACGCGTGTGCCCGGCAGCCCCGGCTGCAAGCTCGAAGGCTCGCAGGCCACGCGGCACTTTCACGTGCAGGAGCGCGCCGGCGCCGTGTTTCTCTACAACTCGAAGGAGCCGGTCGACATTCCGCCGCCGCTGGTGCTGCCCGAGCAGCTGACCGACGACGCCGAGTATTCGAGCTTCCTTTGCTACACCGAGTGGAAGGGCGACTACCGCTACGTGCTCGACAACGTGATGGACCCGATGCACGGTACGTACCTGCACAAGCAGTCGCACTCGATGGCAGAGGGCGACTCGAGCGCGAAGTTCGGCATTCGCCCGACCGACATCGGCTTCGTGTTCGAGAAGGAAGGCCAGCGCAACGTCAACTTCGACTGGACCGAGTGGGCCGACACCGGTATCCACTGGATGCGTCTCGAAATCCCGTATCCGAAGACAGGCGGCCCCGGCGGCAACTTCATCATCATTGGAGCCTTCTCGCCGATCGTGAAGGGCATGACGGCCACCTTCTTCTGGCGCGTGCGCAAGCTGCAGCCGGGCTGGCAGCGCGACACCTGGCGCTTCCTCTACAAGAATCGGCTGGAAGCGCGCCACTGGCACGTGCTGGAGCAGGACCGCGTGATGCTCGAAGAGATGGAGCCCGACGCCAACCAGCATGAGAACCTGTACCAGCACGACCTAGGCATCGTTCGCCTGCGCCGCCACATGCGCGGCCTTGCGCAGGCTCAGCTGGCAGAAGCCGCCACGGCCTGA